A window from Drosophila nasuta strain 15112-1781.00 chromosome 3, ASM2355853v1, whole genome shotgun sequence encodes these proteins:
- the LOC132788842 gene encoding SET domain-containing protein SmydA-8: MTSPTSCALCQARATQVCAACRNVVYCSREHQKEHWKQHKSQCKCYEMDTNQLLGRHLRATRDIRMGEQIMREAPLVLGPKVASPPICLGCHRNLLPPAKRSDNFYKCSSCSWPLCGKECEQSPYHRDECRLMAASNFQSKINYNPVEPELKESAYCVIMLLRCMQLKQSNPTAFAKLSALEDHLKERLDTPLYQVLRANLITFIKTVLGQRDWPEMEILRLAAILDTNAFEVRQNAERRKVRAIFPGGAMIAHDCVPNLRHRFDDDMNIVFLAKRKIAKGEILSISYTQPLRSTIQRRLHLKQVKCFDCACARCSDPTELEIYAGSRMCEKCKVGKFVSVNPLQNAANWKCQVCNIVKGAREVLTQDAKLQQEIESLDKSTPAALEDFLYRHRIELHETNTHILQAKYALTQLYGSAPGFSMEELSEKSLQRKIDLCEELLQLSNLIDSGWSIFRGNLLIDLEEAIVTKALRLDDATESEAKLKQAVELLQEIANIMKHEPEMQQLLAERKVILDAALKRFTTAVE; encoded by the exons ATGACTTCGCCAACGAGCTGCGCTTTGTGCCAGGCGCGTGCCACACAAGTGTGTGCGGCATGCCGCAACGTTGTCTACTGCAGTCGCGAGCATCAGAAGGAGCATTGGAAGCAGCACAAGTCGCAGTGCAAGTGCTACGAGATGGACACCAACCAGCTGCTGGGCAGACATCTGCGTGCCACACGCGACATTCGCATGGGCGAGCAAATCATGCGAGAGGCGCCGCTGGTCCTTGGCCCAAAGGTGGCCTCGCCACCCATTTGCCTGGGCTGCCATAGGAATCTGCTGCCGCCTGCAAAGCGTTCGGATAACTTTTACAAATGCAGTTCGTGCAGTTGGCCGCTGTGTGGCAAGGAGTGCGAGCAATCTCCCTACCATCGGGATGAATGTCGTCTGATGGCCGCTAGTAATTTTCAGTCCAAGATCAACTATAATCCAGTTGAGCCAGAGCTAAAGGAGTCCGCCTACTGTGTCATCATGCTGCTGCGTTGTATGCAACTAAAGCAATCGAATCCGACGGCATTTGCCAAACTCAGCGCTCTCGAGGATCATCTGAAAGAGCGACTAGATACGCCGCTATATCAAGTGCTGCGCGCCAATCTGATCACCTTCATCAAGACGGTGCTGGGACAGCGCGATTGGCCAGAGATGGAAATACTGCGTCTGGCAGCAATTCTCGACACTAATGCCTTTGAGGTGCGACAAAACGCCGAGCGTCGCAAGGTGAGAGCCATCTTTCCGGGAGGTGCAATGATTGCACACGACTGTGTGCCGAATTTGCGGCATCGCTTCGACGATGACATGAACATTGTGTTCCTCGCCAAGCGCAAGATTGCCAAGGGTGAAATACTCAGCATCTCCTACACACAACCACTGAGAAGCACCATCCAAAGGCGATTGCATCTCAAGCAGGTCAAATGCTTCGATTGCGCCTGTGCCAGGTGCTCAGATCCCACAGAGCTGGAGATCTATGCCGGCTCACGCATGTGTGAAAAATGTAAGGTTGGCAAG TTCGTTTCAGTGAATCCTCTGCAAAATGCCGCCAATTGGAAGTGCCAAGTGTGCAACATTGTCAAAGGTGCCAGAGAGGTGCTCACACAAGATGCCAAGCTGCAGCAGGAGATTGAGTCGTTGGACAAGTCAACACCTGCCGCTCTAGAGGATTTCCTCTATCGCCATCGCATTGAACTGCATGAGACAAATACGCACATTTTGCAAGCGAAATACGCACTGACCCAACTCTATGGCTCTGCGCCAGGATTCTCTATGGAAG AGCTCAGTGAAAAGTCGCTGCAACGCAAGATTGATCTCTGCGAGGAATTGTTGCAGCTTTCAAATCTTATTGACAGTGGTTGGAGCATATTTCGTGGCAATTTGTTAATCGATTTGGAGGAAGCAATTGTGACGAAGGCCTTACGGCTGGATGATGCCACAGAGAGTGAGGCAAAGCTCAAACAGGCAGTTGAATTGCTTCAGGAAATTGCCAACATTATGAAGCATGAGCCAGAGATGCAACAGTTGTTAGCAGAGCGAAAAGTTATTTTGGATGCAGCGCTGAAACGATTTACAACAGCTGTTGAATAA
- the LOC132789330 gene encoding protein naked cuticle isoform X1 produces MAGNIVKWWKHKILGGYKQFSVQECTTDSEELMYHQVRASSSCSAPPDLLLVSERDNNIQLRSPVVNIITTPPGNASTAATAKQQQQQQHHHQQQQHQQQTLPLHQHHHHHVTRQQQQQQEISSSGSHSKHLRISSSSGKHGKYANMPQSHHHHQQQQQQQLQLQLEEDVVDAAAAMPMPTPHATHPQHSRHLHHHSKEERIRLEEFTCDVSVEGGKSSQPLQFSFTFYDLDGHHGKITKDDIVGIVYTIYESIGKSVVVPHCGSKTINVRLTVSPEGKSKSQAVAAAAATCNNNNSQSNNNSHSHSQSQSHSQSQSQSQSSKLKKLPTGMAAMSKTVNGMALTTSGGARRQHRHRPRKLIKSDDEDDDSNSDKEKEKELAAAAAAAAVGAEQPASGKQAKSRYQKNNAKVEQCCNGQQQLQPAEQHTPDNAHNTYENMLNLKCCSGANNKEATDMLDCPHPHSHSHSQRSRHHSQDVYMKQATQRVKMLRRARKQKYQDHCLETRQRSLSVGNDSCWQNRHLQQQQQQQQHQQQQPQQQQQQLTQQKSSSVSPPLGEVLLDGVQLRQPRPQSLLGQQQRKSAECWKSALNRNDLISIIRESMEKNRLCFQLNGKPQANVSPIRQPAAQQQQQQQQQQQQRQRCNTGSKIPTLIANHSPQSGPQSPLSCSPPTQSPTQHIEAGHDMAANNNNNSSQLYHAHPHQHPHPHPQPHIPIYHQQLAINPAVVAAQHSHNSAHNKLNLCGYDSFLHATICGGGAAAHSPPATPSNVATVQPIPKRSSSSHNKQQQQQQQLGQQGYQRLEQQQPQSQSQRGSKDYKNYGNLIYAKLSEQLQQKEREQRRQRHKQQQQQQQNQLAATTVQQQQTESRPATSSSSSTASKIYGDALECAHLLASEEEELPPSPLHTSTPSKVVSTDTLIDLNDDVGEAVAEAVTTSKDVEEPASAADADLDTSASSSMIHRYVHEHIHHHYHHFKEQNDV; encoded by the exons TTCAGGAATGCACCACAGACTCAGAGGAACTGATGTATCATCAGGTACGCGCCTCATCCTCATGCAGTGCGCCGCCAGATTTGTTGCTGGTCAGCGAACGTGACAATAATATACAACTGCGATCGCCGGTGGTTAATATAATCACCACGCCACCAGGCAATGCGtccacagcagccacagccaaacaacagcagcagcagcaacatcatcatcagcagcagcagcatcaacagcagacACTGCCActtcatcagcatcatcatcatcacgtgacccgacagcagcaacagcagcaggaaatAAGTAgcagtggcagccacagcaaacACTTGCGTATCAGCAGCTCCAGTGGCAAGCAtggcaaatatgcaaatatgccTCAATCccatcaccatcatcagcagcagcagcagcagcagttgcagttgcagttggagGAGGATGTTGTGGATGCTGCGGcagcaatgccaatgccaacaCCACATGCAACACATCCGCAACACTCGCGACATTTGCATCATCACAGCAAGGAAGAACGCATACGCTTGGAG GAATTCACCTGCGATGTTTCCGTTGAGGGCGGCAAATCGTCACAGCCGCTGCAATTCTCGTTCACATTCTATGATCTGGACGGGCATCATGGCAAAATAACAAAGGACGACATTGTGGGCATTGTGTACACCATATACGAGTCCATTGGCAAGTCCGTGGTGGTGCCCCACTGTGGCAGCAAGACAATTAACGTTCGCCTCACCGTCAGTCCCGAAGGCAAATCGAAATCGCAGGCAGTCGCGGCCGCTGCtgccacatgcaacaacaataacagccagagcaacaacaacagtcacagccacagtcagagccagagccatagtcagagtcagagccagagccaaagCAGCAAACTGAAGAAGCTGCCCACGGGGATGGCGGCCATGTCAAAAACTGTGAATGGCATGGCACTAACGACATCCGGCGGCGCACGCCGCCAGCATCGCCATCGACCACGCAAACTGATTAAGTCCGATGACGAGGACGATGACAGCAACAGTgacaaggagaaggagaaggagttggcagcggcggcagcagcagctgcagttggtGCTGAACAGCCTGCGAGTGGCAAGCAGGCGAAGAGTCGATACCAGAAGAACAATGCCAAAGTGGAGCAATGCTGCAACggacaacagcaactgcaaccgGCGGAGCAGCACACACCGGACAATGCCCACAATACCTATGAGAATATGTTGAATCTCAAATGCTGCAGCGgtgccaacaacaaggaaGCGACTGACATGCTCGACTGTCCGCAtccccattcccattcccattcgcaGCGTTCACGGCATCACAGCCAGGATGTCTATATGAAGCAGGCCACCCAACGGGTCAAAATGCTGAGAAGGGCGCGAAAACAAAAG TATCAGGATCACTGCCTAGAAACGCGACAACGCAGTCTCTCCGTGGGCAACGATTCCTGCTGGCAGAATCGCCAtctccagcagcaacagcagcagcaacaacatcagcagcagcaaccacagcaacaacagcagcagttgacaCAGCAAAAGAGCAGCTCGGTGTCGCCACCGTTGGGCGAGGTGCTGCTCGATGGCGTTCAGTTGCgccagccacgcccacaatcGCTGctggggcagcagcagcgcaagTCTGCGGAGTGCTGGAAGTCGGCGCTAAATCGCAACGATTTGATTAGCATCATCAGGGAGAGCATGGAGAAGAATCGCTTGTGTTTTCAGCTGAATGG AAAACCCCAAGCCAATGTGAGTCCCATACGGCAACcggcagcacaacaacaacagcaacaacaacagcaacagcagcaacgccaACGCTGCAATACAGGCTCGAAAATCCCGACGCTAATTGCGAATCACAGTCCGCAGTCCGGTCCGCAGTCGCCGCTCAGCTGCAGTCCGCCCACGCAATCGCCCACGCAGCACATCGAAGCCGGACACGATATggcggccaacaacaacaacaacagcagtcaGCTCTACCATGCGCATCCTCATcagcatccgcatccgcatccacAGCCGCATATACCCATCTACCATCAGCAGCTGGCCATTAATCCGGCCGTGGTTGCCGCTCAGCACAGCCACAACAGCGCACACAACAAGCTCAATCTCTGTGGCTACGATTCGTTTTTGCATGCCACCATTTGTGGCGGCGGCGCTGCGGCCCACTCGCCCCCGGCCACGCCCAGCAATGTGGCCACCGTGCAGCCCATTCCtaagcgcagcagcagcagccacaacaagcaacagcagcagcagcaacaactgggTCAGCAGGGCTATCAGCGAttggagcaacagcagccgcagtcgcagtcgcagagAGGCAGCAAGGATTACAAGAACTATGGCAATCTCATCTATGCCAAGCTGAgcgagcagctgcagcaaaagGAGCGCGAGCAGCGTCGCCAGCgccacaagcaacagcagcagcaacaacagaatcAACTAGCAGCCACAAcggtgcaacagcagcagacggAATCACGTCCAGCCACCTCCAGCTCTAGTTCGACGGCATCAAAGATCTATGGCGATGCCTTGGAGTGCGCCCATTTGCTGGCcagcgaggaggaggagctgcCACCCAGTCCACTGCACACGAGCACGCCCAGCAAAGTTGTCTCCACTGACACGTTGATCGATCTGAATGATGATGTGGGCGAGGCTGTTGCGGAGGCGGTGACAACAAGCAAGGATGTGGAGGAGCCAGCATCGGCTGCGGATGCAGATCTGGATACGAGTGCGTCAAGTTCGATGATCCATCGCTATGTGCACGAGCATAtacatcatcattatcatcactTCAAGGAGCAGAATGATGtctaa
- the LOC132789330 gene encoding protein naked cuticle isoform X2, with amino-acid sequence MAGNIVKWWKHKILGGYKQFSVQECTTDSEELMYHQVRASSSCSAPPDLLLVSERDNNIQLRSPVVNIITTPPGNASTAATAKQQQQQQHHHQQQQHQQQTLPLHQHHHHHVTRQQQQQQEISSSGSHSKHLRISSSSGKHGKYANMPQSHHHHQQQQQQQLQLQLEEDVVDAAAAMPMPTPHATHPQHSRHLHHHSKEERIRLEEFTCDVSVEGGKSSQPLQFSFTFYDLDGHHGKITKDDIVGIVYTIYESIGKSVVVPHCGSKTINVRLTVSPEGKSKSQAVAAAAATCNNNNSQSNNNSHSHSQSQSHSQSQSQSQSSKLKKLPTGMAAMSKTVNGMALTTSGGARRQHRHRPRKLIKSDDEDDDSNSDKEKEKELAAAAAAAAVGAEQPASGKQAKSRYQKNNAKVEQCCNGQQQLQPAEQHTPDNAHNTYENMLNLKCCSGANNKEATDMLDCPHPHSHSHSQRSRHHSQDVYMKQATQRVKMLRRARKQKKTPSQCESHTATGSTTTTATTTATAATPTLQYRLENPDANCESQSAVRSAVAAQLQSAHAIAHAAHRSRTRYGGQQQQQQQSALPCASSSASASASTAAYTHLPSAAGH; translated from the exons TTCAGGAATGCACCACAGACTCAGAGGAACTGATGTATCATCAGGTACGCGCCTCATCCTCATGCAGTGCGCCGCCAGATTTGTTGCTGGTCAGCGAACGTGACAATAATATACAACTGCGATCGCCGGTGGTTAATATAATCACCACGCCACCAGGCAATGCGtccacagcagccacagccaaacaacagcagcagcagcaacatcatcatcagcagcagcagcatcaacagcagacACTGCCActtcatcagcatcatcatcatcacgtgacccgacagcagcaacagcagcaggaaatAAGTAgcagtggcagccacagcaaacACTTGCGTATCAGCAGCTCCAGTGGCAAGCAtggcaaatatgcaaatatgccTCAATCccatcaccatcatcagcagcagcagcagcagcagttgcagttgcagttggagGAGGATGTTGTGGATGCTGCGGcagcaatgccaatgccaacaCCACATGCAACACATCCGCAACACTCGCGACATTTGCATCATCACAGCAAGGAAGAACGCATACGCTTGGAG GAATTCACCTGCGATGTTTCCGTTGAGGGCGGCAAATCGTCACAGCCGCTGCAATTCTCGTTCACATTCTATGATCTGGACGGGCATCATGGCAAAATAACAAAGGACGACATTGTGGGCATTGTGTACACCATATACGAGTCCATTGGCAAGTCCGTGGTGGTGCCCCACTGTGGCAGCAAGACAATTAACGTTCGCCTCACCGTCAGTCCCGAAGGCAAATCGAAATCGCAGGCAGTCGCGGCCGCTGCtgccacatgcaacaacaataacagccagagcaacaacaacagtcacagccacagtcagagccagagccatagtcagagtcagagccagagccaaagCAGCAAACTGAAGAAGCTGCCCACGGGGATGGCGGCCATGTCAAAAACTGTGAATGGCATGGCACTAACGACATCCGGCGGCGCACGCCGCCAGCATCGCCATCGACCACGCAAACTGATTAAGTCCGATGACGAGGACGATGACAGCAACAGTgacaaggagaaggagaaggagttggcagcggcggcagcagcagctgcagttggtGCTGAACAGCCTGCGAGTGGCAAGCAGGCGAAGAGTCGATACCAGAAGAACAATGCCAAAGTGGAGCAATGCTGCAACggacaacagcaactgcaaccgGCGGAGCAGCACACACCGGACAATGCCCACAATACCTATGAGAATATGTTGAATCTCAAATGCTGCAGCGgtgccaacaacaaggaaGCGACTGACATGCTCGACTGTCCGCAtccccattcccattcccattcgcaGCGTTCACGGCATCACAGCCAGGATGTCTATATGAAGCAGGCCACCCAACGGGTCAAAATGCTGAGAAGGGCGCGAAAACAAAAG AAAACCCCAAGCCAATGTGAGTCCCATACGGCAACcggcagcacaacaacaacagcaacaacaacagcaacagcagcaacgccaACGCTGCAATACAGGCTCGAAAATCCCGACGCTAATTGCGAATCACAGTCCGCAGTCCGGTCCGCAGTCGCCGCTCAGCTGCAGTCCGCCCACGCAATCGCCCACGCAGCACATCGAAGCCGGACACGATATggcggccaacaacaacaacaacagcagtcaGCTCTACCATGCGCATCCTCATcagcatccgcatccgcatccacAGCCGCATATACCCATCTACCATCAGCAGCTGGCCATTAA